A window of Micromonospora eburnea genomic DNA:
CGTCGTCGGAACAGCCCCACCGCACCCAACTCCTCCCCCGCGGGTCATCGAAGACGGTGCCAAGCGTACGTGGCGGCAACGTGTCGTTGGGCACCTCACTACGCGCTCCGTCCCCGGTGGTGACAAGATGACCGAGGTGGGGTGTGCCTTTTACTCCCCCGTAACCCCCGAAGCAGTGACGCGAACTGGGAGTTGGAACGTGAGCGAGCCGAACGACACGACCTTCGACATCGTCATCCTCGGAGGTGGTAGCGGCGGCTACGCGACCGCCCTGCGCGCCGTCCAGTTGGGCCTGACCGTCGCCCTGATCGAGAAGGGCAAGCTCGGGGGCACCTGCCTGCACAACGGCTGCATCCCGACCAAGGCCCTGCTGCACGCCGCCGAGATCGCTGACCAGACCCGCGAGTCGGAGCAGTTCGGCGTCAAGGCCGAGCTGGTCGGCATCGACATGGCCGCGGTCAACGCGTACAAGGACGGCGTGATCGCCCGGCTCTACAAGGGCCTCCAGGGGATGCTCAAGAGCAACAAGGCGATCACCATCGTCGAGGGCGCCGGCCGGCTGGTCGCGCCGAACACCGTCGAGGTCGACGGCAAGCGCTACACCGGCCGTAACGTCGTGCTGGCCTCCGGCTCGTACGCGAAGACCCTGCCCGGCCTGGATGTCGACGGCGAGCGGATCATCACCAGCGACCACGCCCTGGTCCTGGACCGGATCCCGTCCTCGGCGATCGTGCTCGGCGGCGGCGTGATCGGCGTCGAGTTCGCCAGCGTGTGGAAGTCCTTCGGCGTCGACGTGACCATCGTCGAGGCGCTGCCCCGCCTGGTCGCCGCCGAGGACGAGGAGTCGTCGAAGGCGCTGGAGCGGGCCTTCCGCAAGCGGAAGATCAACTTCAAGGTCGGCAAGCCGTTCGAGAAGGTCGAGAAGACCGCGAACGGCGTCAAGCTGACCATCCAGGGCGGCGAGACCGTCGAGGCCGAGCTGCTGCTGGTCGCCGTCGGCCGGGGCCCGAACACCGCCAACCTCGGGTACGAGCAGCAGGGCGTCAAGATGGACCGCGGATACGTGCTCACCGACGAGCGGCTGCGCACCAACGTGCCGAACGTCTACGCGGTCGGCGACATCGTGCCCGGCCTCCAGCTCGCGCACCGCGGCTTCCAGCAGGGCATCTTCGTCGCCGAGGAGATCGCCGGCCTGAACCCGGCCGTGATCGACGAGGCCGGCATCCCGCGGGTCACCTACTGCGACCCGGAGCTGGCCTCGGTCGGCCTGACCGAGGCTAAGGCCAAGGAGCAGTACGGCGCCGACAAGATCAAGACCTACAACTACAACCTGGGTGGCAACGGCAAGAGCCAGATCCTCAAGACCGCCGGCCACGTGAAGCTGGTCCGGGTCGAGGACGGCCCGGTGGTCGGCGTGCACATGGTCGGCGCCCGGGTCGGCGAGCTGATCGGCGAGGCGCAGCTCATCTACAACTGGGAGGCGTACCCGGCCGAGGTGGCGCAGCTCGTGCACGCCCACCCGACGCAGAACGAGGCCCTGGGCGAGGCGCACCTGGCCCTGGCCGGCAAGCCGCTGCACGCGCACGCCTGACCACGACAAACGCGGCGTCCGGCGACGGGCGATGATCCCACCAGGGAAATGAAGGAGTCTGGAGAACATGCCGGTATCGGTCACCATGCCCCGGCTCGGCGAGAGCGTCACCGAGGGCACCGTCACGCGCTGGCTCAAGCAGGAGGGCGACACCGTCGAGGTCGACGAGCCGCTGCTTGAGGTGTCCACCGACAAGGTGGACACCGAGATCCCGTCGCCCGCGGCGGGCGTGCTGAGCCGGATCGTGGTCGGCGAGGACGAGACCGCCGAGGTCGGCAGCGAGCTGGCGGTCATCGCCGGCGAGGGCGAGGCCGCCCCGCAGGCAGCCCCGGCCGCCCCTGCGGAGCAGGCCGCGGAGGCCGCCGCCGCGCCGCAGGCCGAGGCGGAGCAGCCGGCCGTGCAGGAGCCGGCGGCCCCGGCCCCGGTGCCGGCGGGCCCGGGCACCCCGGTCAAGATGCCGGCTCTGGGCGAGAGCGTCACCGAGGGTACGGTGACCCGCTGGCTCAAGCAGGTCGGCGACAGCGTCGAGGTGGACGAGCCGCTGCTGGAGGTCTCCACCGACAAGGTCGACACGGAGATCCCCTCGCCGGTCGCCGGCACGCTCCTGGAGATCAAGGTCGCCGAGGACGAGACCGCCGACGTCGGCGCGGACCTGGCGATCATCGGTGCGGCCGGTGCCGCCCCGGCCCCGGCCCCGGCTCAGCCGACCCCGGCCCCTGCCCCGGCCCCCGCGCCGAAGGTCGAGGAGCCGACCCCGGGTGTGTCGTACAACGAGCCGGCGCCGGAGGCGGAGACCGCCGCCCAGCCGGCGAAGGTCGAGCAGGCCGCGCAGCCGGCCGCGCCGACCCCCACCCCGCAGCGCCCGACCGCGCCGGCGCAGGGTGGCGGCGAGGAGGCCGCCGGCTACGTGACCCCGCTGGTCCGCAAGCTGGCTGCCGAGCACGGTGTCAGCCTGTCCTCGATCAACGGCACCGGTGTGGGCGGCCGGATCCGCAAGCAGGACGTGCTGGACGCGGCGGAGAAGGCGAAGGCCGCCAAGGCGGCCCCCGCCGCCCAGCCGGCCCCCGCCGCGGCGGCGGCCCCGGCCAAGCCGGCCGCGAAGCCGCAGCCGAGCGCGAAGCGGGGCACCACCGAGAAGCTCCCCCGGATCCGCGCGGTCATCGCCAAGCGGATGCAGGAGTCGCTGCACGAGATGGCGCAGCTCACCACGGTGATCGAGGTGGACGTCACCAAGGTCGCCAAGCTGCGGGCGCAGGCGAAGGACTCGTTCCTGCAGCGGCACGGCGTGAAGCTGTCCTTCATGCCGTTCTTCGCCCTGGCGGCGGTCGAGGCGCTCCAGACGTACCCGATCGTCAACGGCAGCATGGACCTCGACGCCGGGACGATCACCTACCCGGAGGCCGAGCACCTCGGCATCGCGGTGGACACCGAGCGGGGCCTGATGGTGCCGGTCATCCACAACGCCGGCGACCTCAACCTGGGCGGGATCGCCAAGCGGATCGCCGACCTGGCCGAGCGGACCCGGACCAACAAGATCAGCCCGGACGAGATCGCCGGGGCGACCTTCACGCTGACCAACACCGGCAGCCGGGGCGCCCTCTTCGACACCCCGATCGTGCCGTCGCCGCAGTCGGCGATGCTCGGCACGGGTGCCGTGGTGAAGCGCCCGGTCGTGGTCAACGACCCGGAGCTGGGCGAGGTCATCGCGGTCCGGTCGATGGTCTACCTGGCCCTGTCGTACGACCACCGGCTGATCGACGGCGCGGACGCGGCCCGCTTCCTCGTCGCCGTCAAGGAGCGGCTGGAGGCCGGCAACTTCGAGGCCGACCTGGGGCTCTGACCCCGGCGGAGACGCCCTGAGGAAGGGGGCGCGCGGTGTACGCCGCGCGCCCCCTTCCTCGTACCGGAATCCGGCACGGGAAGCGTTCGGCCGCTGAAAGACTCGTCCGGTGAGCGGCTTCGGGTGGCGGAGGCACCTCGGGCCGGCGGTGCCGGTGGCCCCCGCGGCCCGGGTCGACCGGTTCGAGGTCTTCTTCGACCTGGTCTTTGTCTTCTCGTTCTTCATCATCACCCGGACCACCGCACAGGAGATCAGCGGCGGGGCGCTGCTGCACGCCCTGCTGGTCCTCGCCGTGCTCTGGTGGACGTGGGTGTTGCACAGCGTGGTCGCCACCCGGGTCCGGCTCGGCGAGGGCTTCGTGCCGGTGCTGATGACGATCGGCATGGCGGCGCTGTTCACCTTCGCCCTGTCACTGCCGCAGGCGTTCCGGGATGTGCGGGGCGCCGCCGGGCCGATCGTCGCGGCGATCAGCTACATCGTGGTCCGCCTGGTCCACGTGCTGCTCCTCCTGCACTCAGTACGGGACAACCCGAACGAGCGCCGGCCGTTGATGCGGTTCGCGCCGGAACTGGCGGCCAGCACCCTGCTGCTGCTCGCCGCCGCGCTGATCCCCCCGGCCCTGCACGGCTCCGCCGCGGCCCCGATCGTCCGGGACGGGCTGTGGGCCGCGGTGGTGCTGCTCCAGTACACCAGCGGCCAGCTCATCAGTTCCTCGGGCTGGGGCATCGCCTCGGCCGAACACTGGACCGAACGGTACGACCTGATTCTGATCATCGCGCTGGGCGAGTCGGTCATCTCGGTCGGCGTCGGCAGCAACCTGCTCGGCCAGCCGCCCACCGGGCCGGCCGTGGCAGCGGCGGTGCTCGGCATCTTCTTCACCGCCGCGCTCTGGTGGGCGCACTACGACATGATCGGGCCGGCCGCCCGGATCGCCCTGCACGCGGCACAGGGCAAACCCCGGCTCACCATGGCCCGGGACGCCTACGCGTACTGCTACCTGCCGATGATCGCCGGCATCATCCTCTTCGCGCTCGGCGCCGAGGCGATCGTCACTCAGATCACCAACCTGCACGTCTCCAACTGGGAGCCGGCCCACGGCCCGGCCGCGCCGCTGCTCTTCGGCGGGGTGTTCCTGTACCTCGTCGGCAACATGCTCTTCCAACTGCGGACCCTGCGCACCCTGAGCTGGACCCGGGTCGGCACGCTGGGGCTGCTCGCCATCTGTCCCCCGCTGGTCGGCCGGCTGCCGGCGCTGGCGACCCTGGCGCTGCTGACCGTGATCTGCGTGGGCATGGTGGCCGCCGAGGTGGTGATCTTCTCCGAGGGCCGGACGGCGCTGCGCGAGCTGATCTTCGAGGAGCGGGTCACCCATGAGGCGCACGAGGCCGCCTACCGGGCCCGTTGGCACGAGCCGAACGAGCCGGACGAGGGGGAATGAACCGGCGCGGGCTGGTGTGATGGACCGGCCGGCCGGGGGCGACCACCCGGTCGGGCAACGGGGTAGGATCCGCAACCAGCGTCGCGGTGCACCCGGCTCGAAGACCGCCGTGGGCATGGAGGCGCGGGACGTAGGGAACCATGTGCACCCATCCCACTCACCGGCCGGGCGGCTGACCGCCCTCGGCACCCAGTTGATCGAGATCCACGACTGGCTCCGCGAGGAGCTGGCCCGGCTCCGCGCGAGTCTCGACTCCCCCGGCAGCGCCGGCACGGGCCTGACCCGCGAGCTACGGGCACACTGCGTCGGCTTCTGCGCGGCACTCGAACGGCACCACAGCGGCGAAGACGACGGCGTGTTCCGCCTCCTCGCCGAGCAGGTGCCCGAGCTGAGACCCGTCCTCGCCGAACTGCGCGAGGACCACCGCGTGGTCGCGGACCTGCTGAACCGGATCGACGCCCTGCTCACCGGGGCGGCCGACGGGGCGACGGTCCGGACCGAGCTGGACGGCCTCGCCGCGCTGATCGAGTCGCACTTCAGCTACGAGGAGCGGAAGCTGGTGGCCGCGCTGGACGCGGTGAACGGCACTGCGGCCGAGGAGTTGTTCTCACTTGCCGTGCCGGATCGACCGGATGCGCCGAGCGTGAACCGAGCGGACGGCCGCGACGTGGGAACATCCGGCGTCCGTCGACCGGGACGCTGGCGAGACCCATCCGAGGGGACGGAGACAGCATGACCACGGGGACGACCAACGCGGCAGCGGCCGGGACCTGGCGGCTCGGCGACCGCACGGTCAACCGGATCGGCTTCGGCGCGATGCGGCTGACCGCCAGCGCCGACGGCAGCCCCAGCGACCGGGACCGGGCGGTCGGCGTGCTGCGCCGCGCCGTTGAACTGGGCGTCAACCACATCGACACGGCCGCGTTCTACTTCTCGGCGCGGCGCTCGGCGAACGAGCTGATCAACCGGGCGCTGTCGCCGTACCCGGAGGATCTGGTCATCGTGACCAAGGTCGGGCCGGGCAGGGACCCGTCCGGTGAGTGGCTGCCGATGGCCCGGCCCGACCAGCTCCGCGGCCAGGTCGAGGAGAACCTGCGCCAGCTCGGCCGCGACCACCTCGACGTGGTCAACCTCCGGGTGTACGGTCCGGAGCCGCTGGCCGAGCACTTCGGCGCGCTGGCCGAGCTGCGCGACGCCGGGTTGATCCGCCACCTGGGCGTCTCCGCCGTGCAGCCGCATCAGGTCGCCGAGGCGCGCGCCATCGCCCCGGTGGTCTGCGTGCAGAACTCGTGGGGCCTCGGCTACCGGCTGAGCAACGACGCGCTGATCCGGGACTGCGCCGCGCACGGGACGGCCTTCGTGCCGTTCTTCTCGCTGGCCACCAGCGGACGGGAGGCTGGCGCGACCGGTGTCGAGCACGACGAGGTGCGCGCGGTCGCCCGCGAGCGCGGCGTCACCCCGGCCCAGGTGCGGCTGGCCTGGACGCTGTATCAGGGGCCGAACGTGCTAGCCATCCCCGGCACTGGCAACCCCGACCACCTCACCCAGAACGTCGCCGCCGGTGCCCTCCGCCTCACCCCCGCCGACCTGACCCGCCTGGCGGCCGTCCACCGCGGGAAAGGAGGGGCCCCCTCTTAACGCCTGGCGTTGTATAGGGGCCCCCTCCTAACAAGCCGCTCGGCGGATTCGCCCGTTGGCAGAATCAGCGGGCGTGGGGTGGTCGGGGCCAGGGCGGGCGCACATGCTGGAGGGATGGCGATCTTCTCCGTACAGGCTCAACCGACCGACGCGGCGAGCTGGCTCGACCTGGCCCGCCGGGTCGAGGCGGCCGGTTTCGACTCGCTGTCCGCCGCTGACCACCCGGGCCTCGGCGCGTCGCCGTTCGTGGCCCTGGCCGCCGCGGCGGCGGTGACCTCGACGCTGGGCCTCGGCTCGTACGTCTCCAACGCCGGGGTCCGCGAGCCGATCCTGCTCGCCACCGACGTGGCCACCCTCGACGTGGTCTCCGGCGGCCGGGCCCGGCTCGGCCTCGGCGCCGGCCACACCCCGGCCGAGTGGCGGGCCGTCGGCCGGAAACGCCCCGACGTCGCCGGGCGGGTCCGCCGCTGCATCGCCGTCGCCGAGGCGACCCGCGACCTGCTGGCCGGCGAGGAGGTCACCGTGGACACCCCGGACCTGGCCGCCCACGCCGCCCGGCTCGCCGGGTTGCGGCCGGTCCAGGCCCATGTCCCGCTCACCATCGGTACGGCGAACTCGACGCTGTTGCGCTGGGCCGGCACGCACGCCGACGTGGTCGGGTTGGCCGGCTTCGGGCGTACCCTCGCCGACGGCTACATGCACGAGGTGCGGTGGCGGGCCGACCAGCTCGAAGCGCAGTTCGCCCAGGTGGCGGCCGGTGCCGCCGGCCGCGCCGAGCCGCCCGTCCTGGAGGCGCTGGTCCAGCAGGTCACCGTGACCGACGACGCCGAGGCCGCCGCCGCGCGGTTCGCCGCGCACGGCGGCCTCACCGCCGCCGAGGTGCTCGCCACGCCGTTCGTGCTGATCGGCACCGAGGACGAGATCGTCACGGCGGTCGCGGACCACCAGCGCCGCTGGGGGATCACCCGCTTCGTGGTACGCGCCGAAGCCGTCGACGCGATCACCCCGCTCCTCCCCCGCCTGGCCACCCTCTCGGCTTGAGCTACCCGGTTCGCCGGTGCGGATCCGCCGTCACCCACACCACCGCTCGCCCCGCCGCTGGCGGGCCAGGTGCCGCCGCAGATCTTGGGCAAATATGCGGGTGGCGGCGATGAGCAAGGTGTTGTCGGCCGCGCTGCGTCGTAGCACCTCGTAGCACATCAGGTCTAACCTGTCGCCGTGGCAGAGCATGCTCCGCGCGAGATCACGCAGCGCGAGCTACGCAACGACTCAGATGCCATCATGCGCGACGTTGAGCGTGGAGAATCGTTCACCATCACCCGCAACGGCACCCCGATCGGCCGGCTGATCCCTATCCGGCGACGCACCTTCGTTCCCCGAGCCGAGGTTATGGCGGCCTTCGCGACGGCACCCGCGCTCGACGAGTCCAGATTCCGCAGGGACCTCGACGCAGCGATCGGGCAGGATCTTCTCGACCGTGAGTGGTGAACTCCCCCTTCGTGGCCTGATCGACACCAACATCGTCATCCACCTCGCCGGCCCGAATCCCGCAGAGCTTCCCGAGGAGATGGTGATCAGCGCCGTCACCCTCGCGGAACTGTCCGCTGGGCCCCACCACACGGACGATCCGCGGGAAAGAGCGCGCCGAACGAGCGTCCTTCAGCACGTGGAAGCGACGTTCGAACCGTTACCCTTCGGCGGCGAGGCGGCGCGAGCGTTCGGTCTAGTCTCCGCGGCCGTGCTGGCCACGGGCCGCGGCACTCGCCGCAGGATCGCCGACCTCATGATTGCATCGGTGGCCCACACGAACGGCCTGCCGCTCTACACCACCAATCATGCCGGCTTCGAGGGGTTGGACGACCTCGTCACGGTGAGGGCGGTGAACCGCCCCGCGTAGCCTCGGCACCGCCGCCCGGCGCTACGCCGCTCGACGGCGTGGGCTACTCGAAGTTGGCGGCCCGGTGGGCGCTCCCGGGCTTACCTCCATGAGCGATATAGCTGGGAGGCACGTATGTGACTCACAGTCATATCGCTCTCAGGACTTGCCCACTCCGCCCGGCGGCTGCTCGGCAACGAACACACCGACGCCCTGCACGCCTTCGACCAGACCCTCGGTCCTGAGCGCGAAGATGGCTTGCCGGACAACGATGGTCGAGACTCCGTGCTCCTTGCAGAGCTGAGCCGTGGACGGGAGCTTGTCTCCCGGAACGAGTTCACCGGACGCGATCTGCCCACGGATATGATCCGCGAGCTGCGCCCATTTGGGCTTGGCGGGCATCTGTTCTCCCTGGTCTGCACCGCCATTTGAGCACGAGGCAACTTGTTATGGCAACCGATGCCCGCCCATGCCTTGCTTTATATAACCGCTTATCTTAGGCTCGCCTCGACCGGCTCCTCCTGGTCTGCAAACCCGGAGCTGGTCGCCCCGTAGGACCACCCGGCCGGCCACTCCCCCGGTGTCGGCCGGGTGCCACCCTGCCCGCGACAACGCGGTCGACGGGCTCGTGAGCAGGCCCGGGGCGGGTGCCGGGCTCCGGTCGACGATGCGCGCGCACGGCCGACCCCGCCCGTCTCGGTGCCGCACCCCGACCAGAGAGGTGGAACAGCGTGCGGTCACTGGTCGATCAACCGGTGGACGCGATGGAGAAGGTGCTCGGCGAGCTGCCGATGCCGTGGATCCTCACGGCGGACGACGTCCGGCTCGCCATCCGGGCGGTGCGGGTGCACGCGCCCGAAGAGTGGCCGACCGGCCCGCTGTGTCGCAGCGACCGGACCCCGTACCCGTGCCTGCTGCACCGGTGGGGGCGGCGGGTGCTGCGCTCGTGCGGCCTGCCCGACGACTCCTCGGGATCATGGCGTGGCGTCGGACGCGGCGAGCCGGACTGGCCCGTCAACCTGGTCGACGAGCTGGCGGGCCGCGGCGAGCTGCTGGTCGGCGTACCCGATGGGGGTGCTGAGGGTGTGGCCGCGACGGAACGCGCCGCCGGTGCCGCTCGCGCCCCGGCACCGGCGGACCTGGCGACGCGGGCGGCGCTGGTGCTCGTGCGGCCTGCGCTGGACCACCTGCCCGGACCGGCACGCGCCGGTCCCCACCGAGCCGCCCGCGCCACCGCCCAACAGCCGGTGGTGGGACGCGGCGACCCAGGCGAACCCGCAGGTGGGGCGGGTCGGTTGGCTCACCCCGGCGCAGACCTGGCGGGCCAACGGCGGCCGGTGGTGAGCGGGGCGCACCTGCCGATCCGGCCGCTCTGGCTCTGCCGGGCCTGCGCCGCGCCCTGGCCGTGCGCGACCGCCCGGCTCACCCTGCTCCGCGAGTACGCCGACGACCGGGTGGCGCTGCTGGTCTATCTGGGCGGGATGCTGCACGACGCGATCGGCCAGCTGAACCGCCTGCACCCGCAGGACGGACCGTCGCCGGAGCGACTCTTCGCCCGTTTCCTGGGCTGGGCGATCCCCCGACGCCAACACTTGACTTCGAGAGCACTCGAAAACGAACACTGAACGGCATGGCGATGACACGAATCCTCGGCCGCAGCGGCATCGAGGTCAGCGCGATCGGCATGGGGTGCTGGGCGATCGGCGGTCCGCTCTGGGGCGACGGCGGGCAGCCGTTCGGCTGGGGCGAGGTCGACGACGACGAGTCGATCCGCACCATCCACCAGGCGCTCGACCTGGGCGTCACCCTCTTCGACACGGCCAGCAACTACGGCGCCGGCCACAGCGAGCGGATCCTCGGCCGCGCCCTCGCCGGCCGTCGCGACGACGCGGTGATCGCCACCAAGTTCGGCAACCGCTTCGACGAGGCCACCCGGCACGCGACCGGCACCGACGCCAGCCCGGCGTTCGCGGTGACCAGTTTGGACGAGTCGCTGCGCCGGCTCGGCACCGACCACGTCGACCTCTACCAGTTGCACATCAACGACCTGTCGCCGGCCGCCGCGCTCGACCTGGTGGACACCCTGGAGGGCCTGGTCGCCAAGGGCAAGAT
This region includes:
- the lpdA gene encoding dihydrolipoyl dehydrogenase, whose amino-acid sequence is MSEPNDTTFDIVILGGGSGGYATALRAVQLGLTVALIEKGKLGGTCLHNGCIPTKALLHAAEIADQTRESEQFGVKAELVGIDMAAVNAYKDGVIARLYKGLQGMLKSNKAITIVEGAGRLVAPNTVEVDGKRYTGRNVVLASGSYAKTLPGLDVDGERIITSDHALVLDRIPSSAIVLGGGVIGVEFASVWKSFGVDVTIVEALPRLVAAEDEESSKALERAFRKRKINFKVGKPFEKVEKTANGVKLTIQGGETVEAELLLVAVGRGPNTANLGYEQQGVKMDRGYVLTDERLRTNVPNVYAVGDIVPGLQLAHRGFQQGIFVAEEIAGLNPAVIDEAGIPRVTYCDPELASVGLTEAKAKEQYGADKIKTYNYNLGGNGKSQILKTAGHVKLVRVEDGPVVGVHMVGARVGELIGEAQLIYNWEAYPAEVAQLVHAHPTQNEALGEAHLALAGKPLHAHA
- the sucB gene encoding 2-oxoglutarate dehydrogenase, E2 component, dihydrolipoamide succinyltransferase, coding for MPVSVTMPRLGESVTEGTVTRWLKQEGDTVEVDEPLLEVSTDKVDTEIPSPAAGVLSRIVVGEDETAEVGSELAVIAGEGEAAPQAAPAAPAEQAAEAAAAPQAEAEQPAVQEPAAPAPVPAGPGTPVKMPALGESVTEGTVTRWLKQVGDSVEVDEPLLEVSTDKVDTEIPSPVAGTLLEIKVAEDETADVGADLAIIGAAGAAPAPAPAQPTPAPAPAPAPKVEEPTPGVSYNEPAPEAETAAQPAKVEQAAQPAAPTPTPQRPTAPAQGGGEEAAGYVTPLVRKLAAEHGVSLSSINGTGVGGRIRKQDVLDAAEKAKAAKAAPAAQPAPAAAAAPAKPAAKPQPSAKRGTTEKLPRIRAVIAKRMQESLHEMAQLTTVIEVDVTKVAKLRAQAKDSFLQRHGVKLSFMPFFALAAVEALQTYPIVNGSMDLDAGTITYPEAEHLGIAVDTERGLMVPVIHNAGDLNLGGIAKRIADLAERTRTNKISPDEIAGATFTLTNTGSRGALFDTPIVPSPQSAMLGTGAVVKRPVVVNDPELGEVIAVRSMVYLALSYDHRLIDGADAARFLVAVKERLEAGNFEADLGL
- a CDS encoding low temperature requirement protein A, translating into MSGFGWRRHLGPAVPVAPAARVDRFEVFFDLVFVFSFFIITRTTAQEISGGALLHALLVLAVLWWTWVLHSVVATRVRLGEGFVPVLMTIGMAALFTFALSLPQAFRDVRGAAGPIVAAISYIVVRLVHVLLLLHSVRDNPNERRPLMRFAPELAASTLLLLAAALIPPALHGSAAAPIVRDGLWAAVVLLQYTSGQLISSSGWGIASAEHWTERYDLILIIALGESVISVGVGSNLLGQPPTGPAVAAAVLGIFFTAALWWAHYDMIGPAARIALHAAQGKPRLTMARDAYAYCYLPMIAGIILFALGAEAIVTQITNLHVSNWEPAHGPAAPLLFGGVFLYLVGNMLFQLRTLRTLSWTRVGTLGLLAICPPLVGRLPALATLALLTVICVGMVAAEVVIFSEGRTALRELIFEERVTHEAHEAAYRARWHEPNEPDEGE
- a CDS encoding hemerythrin domain-containing protein, whose protein sequence is MHPSHSPAGRLTALGTQLIEIHDWLREELARLRASLDSPGSAGTGLTRELRAHCVGFCAALERHHSGEDDGVFRLLAEQVPELRPVLAELREDHRVVADLLNRIDALLTGAADGATVRTELDGLAALIESHFSYEERKLVAALDAVNGTAAEELFSLAVPDRPDAPSVNRADGRDVGTSGVRRPGRWRDPSEGTETA
- a CDS encoding oxidoreductase; its protein translation is MTTGTTNAAAAGTWRLGDRTVNRIGFGAMRLTASADGSPSDRDRAVGVLRRAVELGVNHIDTAAFYFSARRSANELINRALSPYPEDLVIVTKVGPGRDPSGEWLPMARPDQLRGQVEENLRQLGRDHLDVVNLRVYGPEPLAEHFGALAELRDAGLIRHLGVSAVQPHQVAEARAIAPVVCVQNSWGLGYRLSNDALIRDCAAHGTAFVPFFSLATSGREAGATGVEHDEVRAVARERGVTPAQVRLAWTLYQGPNVLAIPGTGNPDHLTQNVAAGALRLTPADLTRLAAVHRGKGGAPS
- a CDS encoding LLM class flavin-dependent oxidoreductase; this encodes MAIFSVQAQPTDAASWLDLARRVEAAGFDSLSAADHPGLGASPFVALAAAAAVTSTLGLGSYVSNAGVREPILLATDVATLDVVSGGRARLGLGAGHTPAEWRAVGRKRPDVAGRVRRCIAVAEATRDLLAGEEVTVDTPDLAAHAARLAGLRPVQAHVPLTIGTANSTLLRWAGTHADVVGLAGFGRTLADGYMHEVRWRADQLEAQFAQVAAGAAGRAEPPVLEALVQQVTVTDDAEAAAARFAAHGGLTAAEVLATPFVLIGTEDEIVTAVADHQRRWGITRFVVRAEAVDAITPLLPRLATLSA
- a CDS encoding type II toxin-antitoxin system Phd/YefM family antitoxin, whose translation is MAEHAPREITQRELRNDSDAIMRDVERGESFTITRNGTPIGRLIPIRRRTFVPRAEVMAAFATAPALDESRFRRDLDAAIGQDLLDREW
- a CDS encoding type II toxin-antitoxin system VapC family toxin, translating into MSGELPLRGLIDTNIVIHLAGPNPAELPEEMVISAVTLAELSAGPHHTDDPRERARRTSVLQHVEATFEPLPFGGEAARAFGLVSAAVLATGRGTRRRIADLMIASVAHTNGLPLYTTNHAGFEGLDDLVTVRAVNRPA
- a CDS encoding GntR family transcriptional regulator → MPAKPKWAQLADHIRGQIASGELVPGDKLPSTAQLCKEHGVSTIVVRQAIFALRTEGLVEGVQGVGVFVAEQPPGGVGKS